A genomic stretch from Ferrimicrobium sp. includes:
- a CDS encoding 3-dehydroquinate dehydratase: protein MSEPDGSLPLGEPQARSRSIVVAHGPNLNLLGKRQPAIYGHATLDDLVTLARARAEGYGYELTSYQSNSEADLVGLIHGLGPACRVLILNAGALTHYSWAIADAIASKNIPTIELHITNPAARESFRTISVLAQVTSGSIAGFGSIGYALAVDAAVLLDAKADASHG, encoded by the coding sequence TTGAGCGAACCTGATGGATCGTTGCCTCTAGGTGAACCACAAGCGCGGAGTCGCTCCATCGTTGTAGCGCATGGGCCTAATCTGAACCTGCTGGGCAAGCGTCAACCCGCGATCTACGGCCATGCGACGCTCGATGATCTCGTCACGCTGGCACGAGCCAGGGCCGAGGGATATGGTTATGAGCTCACGAGTTATCAGAGCAACAGTGAAGCCGATCTTGTTGGGTTGATTCACGGCCTCGGGCCCGCTTGTCGCGTTCTTATTCTCAATGCCGGGGCCCTGACACATTACTCTTGGGCAATCGCTGATGCGATTGCGTCAAAGAACATTCCAACCATTGAGCTTCACATTACCAATCCAGCGGCGCGGGAGAGCTTTCGCACGATATCGGTGCTGGCCCAGGTTACGAGTGGCTCGATAGCAGGGTTTGGCTCCATCGGCTACGCGCTGGCCGTTGATGCGGCCGTACTGCTCGATGCCAAAGCGGATGCGAGCCACGGCTGA